Genomic window (Cololabis saira isolate AMF1-May2022 chromosome 10, fColSai1.1, whole genome shotgun sequence):
ATCACACTCACTAACACGGATTACCTGAACACTTCAAGTGCAAAAACCTGTAAAAACAGACTTATATACTTAGTAAACCCCAGCCCGGAAAAATAAACTCCTTTGACCAGATCAGTGTGTGATGTTCAGTTTGCTTCTGTGTTTAAACCTGCTGCTCAACGAGGTTCATCTTCCTGTGACTGATTACTAACGTTGCCTCTCTGTCACAGAGTTATAACTGCTGTTACCTAACTGGGAAGTCCACTCAAAAGGTTACAGCTCGTCTAGTCTTCAGTAATATCTTTGGATCCCAGAAACAAGGAAACAAGAAACATGTAAATGTGATGCAACTGTGTCGTAACTGAGCTTGTGGTTTaaaatctttcttttttgttgttattttataaTCTTATTAGGTTCTTATCCTTGATTATCAAAATTGGTCCAAATCTTTATTTTAATCTTATTCAGAACTGTTCTGTGTTTCCTCACTTGGCACGCACAAGTGGGAGAATCTGCAACTATAACTCCCTAAAACCTCATGAAATGGTCCAAAATGGAAAGAAATCACAGATCTGCATGTAACTATGGGAACTCCAGACTTACTGCTTTTAATGCTTTAAAcacctgttttctttttcttactcCTTCTTCTTTCCATCCCCTTGTACATGACTAAGTCTGGGGGTTGGATTTACAGATGTTCAGTGTTTGGAATCTGGGTAAAAGGTCGCCATGCTGACTGCAGATGGGAGTGGCCACTTTGGGAAATCGAATAAGCAGCTGCGGCGAGATCCGTATCCGGTGATGATCAGATGCATAGAACTTGAGAAACTGGTTAAGAGGATAAAAAGGAGACAGATTCCTACAAATCTTAAGCCCTCTCAAAATTTTGGTGTATTTGCATGTACTAATACTGCATATTATGTCCATTTGATGCAACTCTTTCCTCAACAAGAAAGTATTCTTTCACACTTTTTAGTCACTTTTCAGATTACATTTTATATACAAAACACAAGATCTCACAAAATATGCTGCACAAGCAGAAATACAACAAGTAGCAGCTGTatgactttttcttttcagaaTAATAAAACACTTTTTGTGACGTTTTAGACAAAATGATCGAGCCTTACCACCTTTATTATCTTAAAATAGAATATCCAGACCTGCCAGCTGCAACTTAACAATAATAAGCAAGTACCAGTTGTATTATTCCAGTATTTTGTAGACAAGGTCCCAAACTGACTGCAAGCGGTTGTAGCTTACTTAAACGACCACAAAGTGCTTTTAATGTCAGATCAAAGCTGACATCAGAGGGGTCTTTGGACCTTTACTtttatcctttaaaaaaaatcttttcttgGTATGCCACACACAAGTACGGATGCTCACTTGCCTTCTAATGGTACACGGATACTTGCATCCTTGGGAAGTTATGCAACGTCACAAGGGCGATGGTGACCACGACCCGGTCACAAACTCACCCCGTAATCCCGCGTGTACCTGTGTTACAGTCATACATCTAAACCACCGACAttgaatacataaatacattgaaTAAGTGGTAATGCCCTGATGCTGATGCACAAGTCTGTCAGTTTGAACACACAACAGTAAATCTGGCTCCATTAGCCATAGTTTTCCTATAGATTGAGGGGGGGCAAAATATTTAACTGGAACAAAGTGGTCTTTGAGTGCAAACCCGTCTCTGCGCAAAGCTTTGATATAAAATAAGCCGTTTTTTCCTTTACATTCGACATACATGAATGAGCAGGCTGTTTCCCATCTCCATCACAGTATTGTCTGCTGTCTCCCGGGGACCTTTCACCCACTTAgtgcagactgcaggcaggaTAGGGTTAACCAAgcttttgtgtgtctgtgtgtgtattttggtCATGAATCACGTAGACTAGGGACTGCAAGTTACCAGGCGGAGGCTGTTAGAAAACCCTCCTGCTCTTACTCTGTGCTGTGAACTTTCCCCTAATTCTCACAGTCCTCaggcatgaaaaaagtcgaTCTTTATGAAGTAGCACCTCAGGCACAATCAGGCCCAGTCCTCCTCTAACATCCAAGCAGATATGGGGAAGAAATCCTCGCGTACAGGCTGTCCAGTCACCGTTTCATTGTGTTTGAAGTGgtcctcattcattcagatttcagagctgaaacacataattaataaaataacaaaagagcCATTTAAAACTATTAATATTGAGATTCTACTGGAATCTTCAATTTTAAAATCCATCCACCTCCTTTAGCCACTTCAGCCTCTTCCAGGGTCACCTGGGCCTGCTGAAGCTCCTGATGGGGTACACCCTtcacaggtcaccagtccaccaCAGGTAGGATAAAACTTCACCTTGTTATTCTCTAAAATGAGAGAATAAAAGACGCAGAAAAGGCAATAACTGCACAATCCCCATCTTGAATGAAGAGATTTCATCGAGATGAATTTTAGCTGATGTAGAAACTTCACTTTTTGATTGTACAAACTtataaactaaaaagaaaaggcTCCGATCAGGCCCCAGACTTcgtgatggtgtgtgtgtgtggatgggtTCATCTTCCACTGGCAACACTGTGTGTGGTCCCCGTCCAGCAGCCCTCACACCGCTGTTTCTACTTTTATACCTCACTAACTGGATAATGGATTAACTTGCCTTAACAAACATCAGCTGTATTCAGTCCATTACTGTTTAACCAGAAGCTGAAAATAAACCAAGACTTCTGCATCAGCTGGTTAGATTCCATGCGCAATCATGCCTGATATTAGATTTAGAtagaggaggggaaaaaaaagctcttTTTGTTATATCATGTCCCTCCTTAGCTCAGACagagaggtggaggaggaacagAAACCTGAGAATCCCTGCTCCCCTCCCTCTGCTCAGCCGGCCAATGGTAGCCAACTTAAAGCTTACACTTCAGGGCTGTGAAAGTATATAATGGCAGAGCTCTGCCTGCTTATTACACCTTAGATACGACTCAAGGCGGCTTGGACACATTTCTGCAACAAAATTACGCACAGTTTGAGGCGAGATTTCATCTATTTTCAGCCAAAGGCAGCAGCAATGAAGACTACTTTTGCAACTGTGACTCTGTGCCTGGTGCTGGTGATGGCCACGGCGTTTCCCTTTGAGAGGAAAGGAGCGTCTTCTCCTCCCAAGGAGAAGCGCGTCCAGTACGCGGCGTGGGATGATGTGAACGTCCTCGCCCACGGCCTGCTGCAGCTGGGCCAGGGGCTGAAGGAGCATGTGGACAAAACCAAGCTGCAGATGAGGGACGTGTTCACCAAGCTCAAGGTGTTCAACCGCACGGTGACGGAGCTGGGGCAGGAGAGCCGGCGGGTGCGGGCGGAGGGGGAAGCGCTGAGGGCGCGGGCCCGCGGGCTGGAGGACCGGGAGGGCTCGCTGCTCAATGTCACGGCCGAGCTCAGGGAAAAGGCGGAGGAGATGCGGCAGGAGAGGAGGACGATGAGTGAGAGGATGAGCCGGCTGGAGGAGAGGGTGGACAGCATGCTGCAGGGGGACGCGGTGCTGCCGGACATGAACGCCGCGGCCAGCAACTTCAGCGATGCGCGCAACATCCAGGTCAGCATCTAGATAAACCAgaggtctgcaacccaaaatgttgaaagagccatattggaacaaaaacacaaaaaaacaaatatgtctggagccgcaaagaaTGAAacgtcttgtataagccttagaatgaaggcaaatggcgaaaggagaaatgttgagaaaaaaagtcaaaatgtcgagaaaaaagtggaaatgttgagaaaaaagtcgaaatgttgaggaaatagtaaaaatgtcaagaaaaaagtcgaaatgtgaagaaaaaaatggaaatgtcgagaaaaaagtggaaatgttgagaaaaaagtcaaaatttctagatgtcgagatcaaaaaggaaaggaaaaaggaagaaaaaaaagacaaaaaaggaaaaaagaagaaaaaaagaaaaaaaaaggtcaaatatttttgaaaaagctccaggagccactagggcagcactaaagagccacatgcggctctagagccgcgggttgccaaccCACGATCTAAACCtatagcctgatttatggttccgcgttaaaacgacgctgagcctacgccgtaccctctgcgtttgtgtaacgcggaaccataaatcagccttaatgtgTTTGTGCTCTGATGGTGATCACTTGTTGGGGAAAGTTTTCCACAGTATACAAAACACTACCAACTCTTCAAATGTTTAACTTGCCACAAAGTTTCATTCAACTGGTCAGAAGTTACTATTTAAAACTGTGAATGTACTAGATTGTTGGCTGTGTAGGGTGATGGCATTTTGCATATAACCTGCACTAAATTCAAACTCACAGTTTGAGTAGGTGAGGTGGGTGGCGACTGCTGCCAGCTTGTAGTCATGAAAGGGGAGCGTGCAGTACGTGCAAGGAGACTCATGGCTGACAAAAGGAAATCTGCAGGAATCAGCTGCGATAATGTGGGAATAATTATCCGCAGATGTGACATTTTATAACTTGGAAAGCCTCGTGGCAAAGTTGAATGTGTTCATGAAATCCAGGTTTTCAGTATTAGCCTATAAGCTTGTAAACGAGTTTGAAAGAGAGGTGGGAAAGTCCCGGGAAAGTTACATAACTACAACTGGCTGGAATAAGGAGCCAGAGCTTTTGTCTTTGAAGtgttttccattttacgcacacacacacaatgtgtCCAATAAAGCTGGTCCACGGCCTAATGCGTGGTCCCTCTCTATCATTTCCCCTGTAGCTCCTGCTGGAAGCTCAGAGCAGACGCGTGGATGACCTGATGGAGCGCATCAGACTCCAGCAGGAGAAGCTGGATAAACAGAATGTGCGCATCAGGACACTGCAGAGTCAAGTGAGTATAGACATCTATTCAAGCAAACAGCTTGTACTTATTCCTCAACAGTGTTATAAGGTGTTTGTTTTCCTGCACATGTTGTGGTGTCTGATTATGCCTGGCCTCTTCCTCAGGTGCAGCAGTCCAGACAGAGATCCTCCTCCGTGCGCACTGGCGGCGAGGGCGCGCAGGAGAGAGCAGAGGAGCAGGGTGACTCGCCTATAGGTGAGTAAAGTCGCACAGCGACAAAGATCCCTTCATGACACTTACTTAAGTGGACTGGACAACATCTGACGCAAAAAGTGGTGAACCATCTGTTAAGCGAGACTATAAAGAAGCTTAAATCACTAACAATTAAAGTCAGTGAACCTAATCATGGCTGCGCTCAGCGGGCcatcagcaggaccagcaagCGGGCTTTTCTACATGCCCTTTTGGTCCCCTAGTCTTATATCTCCTATTAGGTTAGACAATTAAGTGTTATGAATAAACAATAACACGTTAAATACTCCTGATTCCATCACTTTATAAACAACAACACTGATTTAGATCAGATTAGAGTGTAATTTAAATGAATGACTCCAGAGGGAACCGTGTAAATAACCTGCTGGAGGAGTTGAAGGGAGTTAACTGCTATTGTCAAAGTGACTCATTTTAGTCACTTCCCCTCATGTTATGATTTACAGTAATTGAGAATCTTTAGCCACAGTAAGCATCATCCCTGCCGCTCTGAGGGGACGGTATGAATGGCTACACTCATTCAGAGTGCATTGAACAGGATATGATTCAAATGGAGGAAAGCAgatttcatttattatttatttttcttttcttattttaactTGGTCCATTGCACTTTGGAATCGCTACATTATTGTTCACCCGTCGTGATTATAAATAAATGACGCTGGGGATATACTGTGCAGTTAAAGTGAAGCTGCAGGTTCAGATCGCTGCAGAAACAAACTAGGTGAAAGGTGAAAAGTGCCCGAGGCAACACTTGAGGTCCACCAGTCAGAACACATCACAATAACGCTTCAAAGCTCTGACATCAGCAGGCTTTGAGGAATGAGGGAGAAATAACAGGTTTCATTGGCAAACTTTCAACTGGGAGAAAGTTTACCTCTGTGAGGGCATTTAGTCAGGGTCATACCTCTTAACTGGATTAGATTAGCTGCTCACCTTGATCAATTCAGTGTGGAGAGAGAAAGCAAATGTGCAAATGTCTGGATCGGTCTGGGGAGGGTTTTGTACATCTCACATGCAGTGTTTTCATTGATAAAATAGGGGAAGGGAGTCTAAATATATCCCTGAAGTCGACATATTCCCCCCACTGTTTTGAAGATCATTGCCTCCTCCCCCTCTCGGTGACatccctccttctcctctcGAGGCATCCTCTCCTCCCCCATCCTCACACAAAGCTCTCCACCCTTTGTCCAATTGTAATGAATAAGAAGTGTGCCAAAGTTCAGGGAAACCCCTTGAACCTATAAACAGTCTGCAGCCACAACTATCCATCGAGAGTTTATTGCTCTTGTTGGAAGGCCTTTTCTCACTGATAAGGTACTTTCATTCCTTGAAGAGCTGATGAGCTTTCTTCACCGTAATCACAAGGTGGATTACAGCTAAAGAAGTTAAAGCATCAATGGTctattttagcattttatgttAACGCCTTGTTCAACATCACAGAACGTGATATCGTACTTATTAAGGGGATTCATGGAAAGGTGCTATTAGTGTTGCACCTCATTTGATAAATGACAGTTCAAACTGGAGCCTCGGAGTCCCCTGCAACGTGTCATTGCTTTCCTTGAGCTCCCTTTACAACCAAACAGACCCCATCCCCCTACCCCGCCAACCGATCACTCCCTATGCATGTGGCAGCCATGCACATCTACGTCACCGGTTGGCTGCTGTGCACGCGAGGGCGGTATGACTAGCTAAATGGGATGGGGATCAGACACACGGAGAAGGAGTGGAGGGGGGGGGCGAGGAATGTAACTCAATAGGCTGGAAGGCCAAGCAGCTGTAGAGGAGGGGACGGGGGGGTCGACTCTGCTTGAGAAGTGGGAGAAAGGTCAATTTCTAACCCAGAAAAACCATTGTTGCACACGCTGACTGTATAAAGCTGGCTGAAAAGCTTTATTTATGCCTCCAGACTGAGTCTGATTAGCTTACTGTTCACCCATGGGCCGTTGGTAATGTTGTTATTCCCAAAAACCGGTTGTAAAGTTACTTAACAGTGACTGACCTACTTATGAAAGCGTGGTGGAGTAAACAAGTTAAGATTTAGAAAGGACACTTTCAGATATGATTTAACTCTGCACGGCATACACAAACAtctaaaagaaacagaaaacacaaaataagGATGATCTTATGACTTGTTTGATTTTTACACTGGCCTAAAAAAGTATTCTGCATTAATAAATATACACAAAGAAAACAGATAATAACTGATTTGGTGTTTCAATAGAAAAACCAAACACTTGAAGGATAGCAGAGCAGGGAAAGGTGATCAGACTTTGCTCCTTTGCACTAATGCAGATGTCCTCCTCCCACACCTGACCACGCTActatttcttcttcttgtagTGATGGCAGTGGACTGTCATGAACTATTCCTGAGAGGAGAGACCACCAGCGCGGTCTACACCATCCAGCCGCTGAACTCCGAGCCCTTTGAAGTCTTCTGTGAGATGACAACTGGTAAGGAGAGCAAAACCCAGTGCAGTTTCTGATACGCTGTTTTGTCTGTAAAAGTATGTTATGATCAACGGCtccacgtctctctcttcaGATGGTGGATGGACAGTCATCCAAAGGCGCCAAGATGGCTCGGTGGACTTTGACCGGCTGTGGCCGGCTTATGAGAAAGGCTTTGGCAA
Coding sequences:
- the angptl4 gene encoding angiopoietin-related protein 4 — protein: MKTTFATVTLCLVLVMATAFPFERKGASSPPKEKRVQYAAWDDVNVLAHGLLQLGQGLKEHVDKTKLQMRDVFTKLKVFNRTVTELGQESRRVRAEGEALRARARGLEDREGSLLNVTAELREKAEEMRQERRTMSERMSRLEERVDSMLQGDAVLPDMNAAASNFSDARNIQLLLEAQSRRVDDLMERIRLQQEKLDKQNVRIRTLQSQVQQSRQRSSSVRTGGEGAQERAEEQGDSPIVMAVDCHELFLRGETTSAVYTIQPLNSEPFEVFCEMTTDGGWTVIQRRQDGSVDFDRLWPAYEKGFGNLNGEFWMGLEKIHSIAKDGGYILNIKLSDWGEDLASVSFPIQLGGAETKYSLQIQEVGTFSTLESSLGMDAVSGLPFTTRDQDNDRKVDVNCATHLSGGWWFSNCGRSNLNGRYFQSPPPKQRHQRKQGIFWKTWRGRYYPLKSSTMMIAPITMNRS